In Microbulbifer celer, a single window of DNA contains:
- the sppA gene encoding signal peptide peptidase SppA, with translation MTESSTHNKGFIRRFFGAIGGAITWLRRVFTNLLFLLILLFIGIAIFGGEERITVPQGAALKIAPAGYLVDEVTQPAGIPAFLGGRATPPETRVKDLVEAIDRAANDNRISSLVLELDHLAGASLSKLEEVGEAVQRFKAKEKPVYAFGDNYTQGQYFLASYADNVYLNPMGSLLITGFGSYRNYYKSALDKLKINFHVFRVGDYKDFIEPYTRDDMSPASRENNQRWLHQLWGEYTEQVTGLRNLPPNAVDAFVNELPENMRANGGSWAKAALSNKLVDKLASRRAVVSELQEKVGVAEGNKQQYKSIDAMSYLRQARLTNLPNPQSDKIGLITASGAIIDGEAPAGQIGSTTLNKLIANARDKKVKALVLRIDSPGGSAFASEAIRQELLATREAGIPVIISMGSVAASGGYWISTASDRVWASPSTITGSIGVFGAFPTFEDSMEHLGIYNDGIGTTELAGAMRIDRPLPEMAANIIQQGVEHTYNQFLRIVAEARHSTPEEVHKIAQGQVWTGRTALELGLVDELGNLKDAIADAAQVAELDQFEVIEIQRELTPSERIMRALADNVDAVIGETVRTNMPLGAWLQSLQPALQPLQELHSFQDPRALYVRCMNCVAP, from the coding sequence TTGACAGAATCATCGACGCATAATAAAGGTTTCATCCGGCGCTTTTTCGGCGCCATTGGCGGTGCCATCACCTGGCTGCGCCGGGTGTTCACCAACCTCCTGTTTCTGTTAATCCTGCTGTTTATCGGCATTGCGATTTTCGGTGGCGAAGAGCGCATTACAGTCCCTCAGGGTGCCGCCCTCAAGATCGCCCCCGCCGGCTATCTGGTAGATGAAGTCACGCAGCCCGCCGGTATCCCGGCATTTCTTGGTGGCCGGGCCACGCCGCCGGAAACCCGGGTCAAGGACCTGGTTGAGGCGATCGATCGCGCCGCAAACGACAACCGGATTTCTTCACTGGTACTGGAGCTCGATCATCTGGCCGGCGCCAGTCTCAGCAAACTGGAAGAGGTCGGCGAAGCCGTACAGCGTTTCAAGGCAAAGGAAAAGCCCGTCTATGCCTTCGGCGACAACTACACCCAGGGCCAGTACTTCCTCGCCAGCTACGCCGACAATGTGTATCTCAACCCCATGGGGTCGTTGCTGATTACCGGCTTTGGCAGTTACCGCAATTACTACAAAAGTGCGCTGGATAAGCTGAAAATCAACTTTCACGTTTTCCGCGTGGGTGACTATAAAGATTTTATCGAGCCCTACACGCGCGATGATATGTCCCCCGCGTCCCGTGAAAATAACCAGCGCTGGCTGCACCAGTTGTGGGGAGAATATACCGAGCAGGTAACCGGGCTGCGCAACCTGCCCCCGAACGCTGTCGACGCTTTCGTCAACGAACTGCCAGAAAACATGCGCGCCAACGGCGGCAGCTGGGCAAAGGCAGCACTGTCCAACAAACTGGTGGACAAGCTCGCCAGCCGCCGCGCTGTAGTCAGTGAGCTGCAGGAGAAAGTCGGTGTCGCTGAAGGGAACAAGCAACAGTACAAGTCGATTGATGCCATGTCCTACCTGCGCCAGGCCAGGCTTACCAATCTACCCAACCCACAGAGTGACAAGATCGGCCTGATCACCGCAAGCGGTGCCATCATCGATGGAGAGGCGCCCGCGGGCCAGATCGGCAGCACCACGCTCAACAAACTGATCGCCAATGCGCGCGACAAGAAGGTCAAGGCCCTGGTGCTGCGTATCGACAGCCCCGGTGGTTCTGCATTCGCCTCCGAAGCCATTCGCCAGGAACTGTTGGCCACGCGTGAAGCCGGCATCCCGGTCATCATCTCCATGGGCAGCGTAGCGGCGTCTGGCGGCTACTGGATTTCCACCGCCAGCGACCGCGTGTGGGCCTCACCCTCTACCATCACGGGCTCTATCGGCGTCTTCGGTGCTTTCCCGACGTTTGAAGATTCCATGGAACACCTGGGCATTTACAACGATGGCATCGGCACCACAGAACTGGCGGGCGCCATGCGTATTGATCGCCCGCTACCGGAGATGGCGGCAAATATCATTCAGCAGGGCGTCGAGCACACCTACAATCAGTTCCTGCGCATTGTCGCGGAAGCCCGCCACAGCACGCCAGAAGAAGTCCACAAGATCGCCCAGGGTCAGGTGTGGACGGGCCGCACCGCCCTGGAGCTGGGCCTGGTAGACGAGTTGGGCAACCTGAAAGACGCCATTGCCGATGCGGCGCAGGTGGCCGAACTGGATCAATTTGAAGTGATAGAGATCCAGCGCGAGTTGACTCCCAGTGAACGGATCATGCGTGCACTCGCGGATAACGTGGATGCAGTGATCGGCGAAACCGTCCGCACCAACATGCCGCTGGGCGCCTGGTTACAGAGCCTGCAGCCCGCCCTGCAACCACTGCAGGAACTACACAGCTTTCAGGATCCTCGCGCGCTCTACGTACGCTGCATGAACTGCGTGGCTCCCTGA
- a CDS encoding DUF2069 domain-containing protein — MTDSTPKKPPEDTQQEAQKEKGVLARKLHVARRLNWVCYIALLVLFVVWNLFLGGSLKWWILQTVPLLLVLPGMLKQRQRSYLWLCFILLLYITAGIVDVMMPGRGWQHGALTLLSLTLFLSAMMTSRWQVKYHSLS, encoded by the coding sequence ATGACTGACTCCACACCGAAAAAGCCACCGGAAGACACGCAGCAAGAAGCGCAGAAAGAAAAGGGCGTTCTGGCTCGCAAGCTGCATGTCGCCCGGCGCCTGAACTGGGTGTGCTACATCGCCCTGCTGGTGCTGTTTGTGGTCTGGAACCTGTTTCTGGGCGGCTCCCTCAAGTGGTGGATCCTGCAGACAGTCCCGCTATTGCTGGTGCTACCGGGCATGCTGAAACAGCGCCAACGCAGCTATTTATGGCTATGTTTTATTCTGTTGCTGTACATCACCGCTGGTATTGTCGACGTAATGATGCCCGGGCGCGGTTGGCAACATGGCGCACTGACCCTGTTGAGCCTTACCCTGTTTCTGTCGGCCATGATGACCAGCCGCTGGCAGGTAAAGTACCACTCCCTCAGCTGA
- the wrbA gene encoding NAD(P)H:quinone oxidoreductase, translating into MATPEPYVLVLYYSRNGATARMAAEIVRGAEAAGLPAKLRTVPPVSPDTDASLPAVPDAGAPYCTADDLRHCAGLAMGSPTRFGNMAAPLRYFLDQTSDLWLDGGLSGKPAAVFTSTGSLHGGQESTLISMMLPLLHHGMVIAGLPYSEAALMHTRTGGTPYGASHWAGGNNGELSDDEITLCRALGNRVGQLARKLGDGHD; encoded by the coding sequence ATGGCGACCCCGGAACCCTACGTACTGGTGCTTTATTACAGCCGCAATGGCGCGACTGCGCGCATGGCGGCAGAAATCGTGCGCGGCGCCGAGGCCGCAGGCCTGCCGGCAAAATTGCGCACCGTGCCGCCGGTTTCACCGGATACCGACGCCAGCCTGCCCGCGGTCCCAGACGCCGGTGCGCCCTACTGCACCGCCGATGATCTGCGCCACTGTGCCGGCCTGGCGATGGGGAGCCCGACCCGTTTCGGCAATATGGCGGCGCCCTTGCGCTACTTTCTCGACCAGACCAGCGATCTGTGGCTGGACGGCGGCCTCTCCGGCAAACCGGCAGCGGTGTTCACCTCCACCGGCAGCCTGCACGGCGGACAGGAAAGCACGCTGATTTCCATGATGTTACCGCTGCTGCATCACGGCATGGTGATTGCGGGACTGCCCTATTCCGAAGCGGCGCTGATGCATACCCGCACCGGCGGCACGCCCTACGGCGCCTCCCACTGGGCCGGTGGTAACAACGGCGAACTGAGTGACGACGAAATCACCCTCTGCCGGGCACTGGGCAACCGCGTAGGGCAACTGGCCCGCAAGCTGGGAGATGGGCATGACTGA
- the arsC gene encoding arsenate reductase (glutaredoxin) (This arsenate reductase requires both glutathione and glutaredoxin to convert arsenate to arsenite, after which the efflux transporter formed by ArsA and ArsB can extrude the arsenite from the cell, providing resistance.), whose amino-acid sequence MWTIYHNPRCSKSRQTLQLLQEHQVEPEIVLYLETPPDKGTLKSLLKKLGIEPRALLRKGEDDYKVLNLKDPALSNDQLIEAMVAHPKLIERPIVVKGEHAVLGRPPENVLELL is encoded by the coding sequence ATGTGGACGATCTACCACAACCCTCGTTGTTCAAAATCCCGTCAGACGCTGCAGCTGCTGCAGGAACACCAAGTTGAACCGGAAATCGTGCTCTACCTGGAGACACCCCCGGACAAAGGGACCCTGAAATCACTCCTGAAAAAGCTGGGCATCGAGCCACGCGCACTGCTGCGCAAAGGCGAAGACGATTACAAGGTACTCAACCTGAAAGACCCCGCCCTCAGCAACGACCAGCTGATTGAGGCCATGGTGGCCCACCCCAAGCTGATCGAACGTCCCATTGTGGTGAAAGGCGAACACGCCGTACTCGGCCGCCCACCGGAAAATGTCTTGGAGCTGCTGTAA
- a CDS encoding YihY family inner membrane protein has protein sequence MTEMVHRWRRFFTSLWTLFDEKNCRQHAAALTYMTLFAIVPLVTVSYAMLSLFPDFAGLESKLQEQIFSHFVPESGREVQDYINSFSSQAQRLTGVGVAFLLVTAGLMLRNIEVTFNAIWDIPRGRRGISSFLLYWAILSLGPILLGAGMAATTYLFSQRVLGENDMLGMLPVVLRVLPWLFTAIAFTLLFVAVPNCRVPLRHGIAGGVITAFAFEAAKYLFGAIVARSSLQAIYGAFAFVPLFLMWIFLIWIIVLAGCVLVRTLSAYHAAAQGRDYSDLMAALVLLQKMFSKYQQGEALRDQDVSRAGIRPAQWRRIRQVLNDHKVITQTERNDYVLVRDLDAVSLQTLLGWLHPAPIPVQGHRELQSQPWYREVETRFKEAQTFSGERLSLSLGELFRNSLAEGAQAALEYKGPEDKDPQKKGPQETDGNESGKNIDAQKNRKKSSGRARSTNKKAGADTD, from the coding sequence ATGACAGAAATGGTGCACCGTTGGCGTCGTTTTTTTACCTCCCTCTGGACACTGTTTGACGAAAAGAACTGTCGTCAGCACGCTGCCGCACTTACCTATATGACATTGTTTGCCATCGTCCCCCTGGTGACGGTGAGCTACGCCATGTTGTCCCTGTTCCCGGATTTTGCCGGGCTGGAAAGCAAGCTTCAGGAACAGATTTTTTCGCACTTCGTCCCCGAAAGCGGGCGCGAGGTGCAGGACTATATCAATAGTTTCTCTTCGCAGGCGCAGCGGCTGACCGGTGTGGGTGTTGCCTTTCTGTTGGTCACTGCCGGTCTGATGTTGCGCAATATCGAGGTGACCTTCAATGCCATCTGGGACATTCCCCGGGGGCGTCGGGGCATATCCAGTTTTCTGCTCTACTGGGCCATTCTGAGTCTGGGGCCGATTCTGCTCGGCGCCGGTATGGCTGCTACCACCTATCTGTTCTCGCAGAGAGTGCTGGGGGAAAACGACATGCTGGGCATGCTGCCCGTAGTACTGCGTGTTTTACCCTGGTTGTTTACCGCCATCGCTTTTACCCTGCTGTTTGTTGCGGTGCCCAATTGCCGGGTGCCGCTGCGGCACGGGATCGCGGGGGGCGTGATTACCGCATTTGCGTTTGAAGCGGCCAAGTATCTGTTTGGGGCCATTGTGGCTCGCAGCTCTCTGCAGGCCATTTATGGTGCCTTTGCTTTTGTGCCACTGTTCCTGATGTGGATTTTCCTGATCTGGATAATCGTGCTTGCCGGTTGTGTCTTGGTGCGGACACTGTCTGCCTACCATGCAGCGGCGCAGGGGCGGGATTATTCTGATCTGATGGCAGCGCTGGTTCTGTTGCAGAAAATGTTCAGCAAATACCAACAGGGAGAGGCGCTGCGTGACCAGGATGTCTCCCGGGCGGGTATCCGGCCTGCACAGTGGCGACGTATCCGCCAGGTGCTGAATGATCACAAAGTCATCACCCAGACAGAGCGCAACGATTATGTGCTGGTGCGGGATCTGGACGCCGTTTCCCTGCAGACACTGCTTGGCTGGCTGCACCCGGCGCCGATTCCGGTGCAGGGGCATCGTGAACTGCAGTCTCAGCCCTGGTATCGCGAGGTGGAAACACGCTTCAAGGAAGCGCAGACATTCTCCGGGGAGCGACTTTCTCTGAGCCTGGGCGAGCTGTTTCGAAATTCCCTGGCCGAGGGTGCGCAGGCGGCGCTCGAATATAAAGGTCCTGAGGACAAAGACCCCCAGAAAAAAGGCCCTCAGGAAACAGATGGCAACGAATCGGGTAAAAATATCGATGCACAAAAGAACCGTAAGAAGAGCAGCGGGCGCGCACGCAGTACAAACAAGAAGGCCGGTGCAGATACCGATTGA
- a CDS encoding TlpA family protein disulfide reductase: protein MQIPIDVLIVACLCLAAALVSGCDSNSSSGKNVTYSDLSGDPIAVDGKVLVVNYWAEWCKPCREEIPELNQFQQSNQDRVQVIGISFDDLPVAEIRRQADKFGIAFPVLPREPEARWGQPRPQVLPTTLLIDAEGNWRESLVGPQSLESLEQALSRVVPSVEGESGAE, encoded by the coding sequence GTGCAGATACCGATTGATGTGCTGATCGTGGCCTGCCTATGTCTCGCCGCGGCACTGGTAAGCGGGTGCGATTCCAACTCTTCGTCCGGAAAAAATGTGACCTATAGCGACCTCAGCGGCGACCCTATTGCGGTAGACGGCAAGGTGCTGGTGGTGAATTACTGGGCGGAGTGGTGCAAGCCGTGTCGTGAGGAAATCCCGGAGCTGAATCAATTTCAGCAATCGAATCAGGATCGGGTCCAGGTCATCGGCATCTCTTTTGATGACCTTCCGGTAGCGGAGATCCGCCGGCAGGCGGACAAGTTCGGTATTGCATTTCCGGTATTGCCCCGGGAGCCGGAAGCCCGTTGGGGGCAGCCACGCCCCCAGGTGTTGCCGACTACGCTATTGATTGATGCGGAGGGCAACTGGCGGGAAAGTCTGGTCGGCCCCCAGTCGTTGGAAAGCCTGGAGCAGGCGCTGTCGAGAGTCGTTCCGTCTGTTGAAGGGGAATCGGGCGCGGAATAA
- a CDS encoding L-cystine transporter — MQLSAFLLFAFYLLLLWPLARWHRSRQSLAPAVFAGLLLGVLFGGLIHLAQGWGVDSQWVLGWVGLIGDGYVNLLHLVVMPLVLVSILGAVVRVSDTRSLGKISASVLAVLLGTTAVAALIGVVIASVFGLTAEGLVEGAREAARVDELNVRIGEVSDLSIPEILTAFIPRNIFFDLAGHRDTSVIAVVIFAVLLGLAALGVRKENPEHGAAIEEFVSVAQAWVMKLVRLIMAFTPYGVMALVTALIAKSSWADILNLFSFVVASFVAIALMFIVHGLLLLVNGVNPVSFFARVWPVLVFAFSSRSSAATIPLNVETQIDKLGNSPAIANFSASFGATIGQNGCAGIYPAMLAVMVAVPMGINVFDPVWLASLVAVVVISSFGIAGVGGGATFAALVVLPTMGLPVTIAALLISVEPLIDMARTALNVNGAMTAGTLTQHWLGDEVPEIREEDRVIDG, encoded by the coding sequence ATGCAATTGAGCGCATTCTTACTCTTCGCTTTCTACCTGTTACTGCTGTGGCCGCTGGCACGCTGGCACCGCAGTCGCCAATCGCTTGCACCCGCTGTGTTCGCCGGTCTGCTCCTCGGGGTGTTGTTCGGCGGTTTGATACATCTGGCGCAGGGCTGGGGCGTCGACAGCCAGTGGGTGCTCGGCTGGGTTGGATTGATTGGTGACGGCTACGTCAATCTGCTGCATCTGGTGGTCATGCCGCTGGTGCTGGTGTCGATTCTCGGCGCGGTCGTGCGGGTCAGTGATACCCGCTCTCTGGGCAAGATCAGTGCCTCGGTGCTGGCGGTTCTATTGGGTACCACCGCTGTGGCGGCGTTGATCGGTGTGGTGATCGCTTCCGTGTTCGGTCTGACCGCAGAAGGTCTGGTGGAGGGCGCGCGGGAAGCGGCGCGGGTCGATGAGTTGAATGTGCGTATCGGCGAGGTCAGCGATCTGAGTATTCCAGAGATTCTCACCGCCTTTATTCCCCGCAATATATTCTTCGATCTCGCCGGCCATCGGGATACTTCGGTAATCGCGGTTGTGATTTTTGCGGTGTTGCTGGGTCTGGCGGCGCTCGGTGTTCGCAAGGAAAACCCGGAGCACGGTGCGGCGATCGAGGAATTTGTTTCGGTTGCCCAGGCCTGGGTGATGAAACTGGTGCGTCTGATCATGGCGTTCACCCCCTATGGCGTCATGGCGCTGGTCACGGCCCTGATTGCGAAGTCCAGCTGGGCGGATATTCTCAACTTGTTCAGTTTTGTGGTGGCGTCTTTCGTTGCCATTGCGTTGATGTTTATCGTGCACGGACTGTTGCTGCTGGTGAACGGCGTCAACCCGGTGTCGTTCTTCGCCAGGGTATGGCCGGTACTGGTATTCGCCTTCAGCTCGCGCTCCAGCGCTGCGACCATTCCCCTGAATGTGGAGACCCAGATCGATAAACTGGGGAACTCTCCGGCCATCGCCAACTTCTCCGCCTCGTTCGGCGCCACCATCGGCCAGAACGGTTGTGCGGGGATCTATCCTGCGATGCTGGCGGTGATGGTGGCAGTGCCCATGGGGATCAACGTGTTTGATCCGGTGTGGCTGGCGTCTCTGGTGGCAGTGGTGGTGATCAGCTCCTTCGGGATTGCCGGGGTCGGCGGCGGCGCCACCTTCGCGGCCCTGGTGGTGCTACCCACCATGGGGCTGCCGGTAACCATTGCAGCATTGTTGATCTCCGTCGAGCCGCTGATCGATATGGCGCGCACGGCGTTGAACGTGAATGGGGCCATGACTGCAGGTACCCTGACTCAGCACTGGCTGGGGGATGAGGTACCGGAGATTCGCGAGGAGGACCGGGTGATCGATGGCTGA
- a CDS encoding glycine zipper 2TM domain-containing protein: MHQELLSKPFKSLAFASLVAVLVGFSATSAAGESGYYEGNDGYDYAIVTAVTPVYNDIQVVEPRTQCWDQPVTYQQASPAGAIIGGLIGAAVGRNAAKGHRHHRRYHRHHYRRYNRGRKAAGTVAGAAVGAVIGGVISRSAAPVQHGTQQHCRVVEEVTRRRELVGYDVNYRYNGQEFLTRTDRHPGDKIRVRVDVTPVW, translated from the coding sequence ATGCATCAAGAACTTCTTTCCAAACCGTTCAAGTCACTGGCTTTCGCCAGCTTGGTCGCGGTACTGGTTGGCTTCAGCGCCACTTCTGCCGCCGGCGAAAGCGGCTATTATGAGGGCAACGATGGTTATGATTACGCCATCGTCACCGCTGTTACTCCCGTCTATAACGATATCCAAGTGGTGGAACCCCGTACCCAGTGCTGGGATCAGCCCGTCACCTACCAGCAGGCTTCCCCTGCCGGCGCCATTATCGGCGGCCTGATCGGGGCGGCGGTGGGGCGCAATGCCGCGAAAGGACATCGCCACCACCGCCGCTATCATCGGCATCACTACCGTCGCTACAACCGAGGTCGCAAAGCCGCTGGTACGGTGGCTGGCGCTGCAGTGGGTGCGGTGATCGGTGGGGTCATCAGCCGCAGTGCCGCACCGGTACAACACGGCACCCAGCAACACTGCCGGGTAGTGGAAGAGGTGACCAGGCGCCGGGAACTGGTAGGATATGACGTAAACTACCGCTACAACGGTCAGGAATTTCTTACTCGCACTGACCGGCACCCGGGGGATAAAATCCGGGTTCGTGTGGATGTAACGCCGGTCTGGTAA
- a CDS encoding PepSY domain-containing protein yields the protein MKSSGALPLVTALVIGLASAPLLAGQQPAPSVAFRDGSASVHWRMQNRSISRDQAAAIVKKAYGGKILAIKEVNKNGRAMYRVKGLSRKSQVYVVYVDKQSGRISR from the coding sequence GTGAAATCCTCCGGTGCATTACCGCTTGTCACCGCCCTCGTGATCGGCCTGGCCTCAGCGCCGCTGCTGGCCGGCCAGCAACCCGCGCCGTCGGTTGCCTTCAGGGATGGATCTGCGTCGGTGCACTGGCGTATGCAGAACCGGAGCATTTCCCGGGACCAGGCAGCTGCCATCGTCAAGAAAGCCTACGGCGGCAAAATTCTGGCGATCAAGGAGGTGAATAAAAACGGCCGCGCCATGTACCGGGTCAAGGGACTTTCCAGAAAAAGTCAGGTCTATGTGGTGTATGTCGATAAACAGAGCGGTCGAATCTCTCGTTGA
- a CDS encoding response regulator transcription factor, which produces MRALLVEDEQVLRDQLAESLRSAGYTVDEAPDGEEALYLGREFPYDVAVMDLGLPKIDGIKVIQTLRGEARHFPILILTARGHWQERVQGLEAGGDDYLTKPFHTEELLARLNALVRRSAGFSSPTITAGSIVLDTSSQRVTVSGGELDLTSFEYKVLEYLMLHPDEVVSKTTLTDHIYEQDCDRDSNVIEVFIGRLRKKLDAAGGVKPIETLRGRGYRFSPAG; this is translated from the coding sequence ATGCGCGCACTGCTGGTAGAAGACGAACAGGTCCTGCGCGATCAGCTGGCCGAATCCCTGCGCAGCGCAGGCTATACCGTCGATGAGGCACCTGATGGCGAAGAGGCTCTGTACCTGGGCCGTGAATTTCCCTACGACGTAGCGGTGATGGATCTGGGGTTGCCGAAAATCGATGGTATTAAGGTGATCCAGACTCTGCGCGGCGAGGCCCGTCATTTCCCGATCCTGATTCTGACTGCCCGCGGCCATTGGCAGGAGCGGGTACAGGGGTTGGAAGCCGGCGGTGACGATTACCTGACCAAGCCCTTTCATACCGAAGAGCTGTTGGCGCGGCTGAACGCCCTGGTGCGCCGCTCCGCCGGCTTCTCGTCTCCCACCATTACCGCCGGCAGCATCGTGCTGGATACCAGCTCGCAGCGGGTGACGGTCTCCGGCGGTGAGCTGGACCTGACCTCGTTCGAATACAAGGTACTGGAATACCTGATGTTGCACCCGGACGAAGTGGTCTCGAAAACGACCCTGACAGATCATATCTACGAGCAGGACTGCGACCGCGACAGTAATGTGATTGAGGTCTTTATCGGCCGCTTGCGCAAAAAGCTCGATGCCGCCGGCGGGGTAAAACCCATCGAGACCCTGCGCGGTCGGGGCTATCGCTTCAGCCCGGCGGGCTGA
- a CDS encoding ATP-binding protein, with the protein MLSRWLHSLSGRLSMMATLVLLVFLAVLSGVLEKAYRTSLDEAKARELQLHIYTLLAVAEPDGDSLHLPLNLPEQRFNQPDSGLIGAVMDARGRVIWRSQSALSLPNFSALPLPLPLRQGQEVFAEIHLPDLSAPYSSFRQGIAWGLDNELLFTFVILEDATPLLAQVEQFSSTLWRWLGLGALALIAVQLLVLSWGLAPLRSVARALKDMQQGGSDRLQGNFPRELVPLTDNLNLLIENERRQREKTRHTLADLAHSLKTPLAVLKGMDLRGNPADNQMVLSEQVQRMDSIISYQLQKAVASSPKSILRGVAVKPLAEKILSALDKVYRDKTVDAELLCEDGVIFHGDEGDLMEMLGNLLDNGYKYGNGKLLVEIENTRGEHELRIVVADNGPGLTQEQWQQVIQRGVRADQQQHGQGIGLAVVVDIVENYRGTIGVETSPWEGAQITICL; encoded by the coding sequence TTGCTGAGCCGCTGGTTGCACTCCCTGTCTGGCCGTCTGTCGATGATGGCCACCCTGGTACTGCTGGTATTTCTGGCAGTGCTGTCCGGTGTACTGGAAAAGGCGTACCGCACCTCTCTGGATGAGGCCAAGGCGCGCGAATTGCAGCTGCATATTTACACCCTGCTGGCGGTAGCGGAACCGGATGGGGATAGTCTGCATCTTCCTCTGAACCTGCCTGAGCAGCGTTTCAACCAGCCGGACTCCGGTCTTATCGGCGCAGTAATGGATGCCCGAGGGCGGGTGATCTGGCGTTCCCAGTCCGCCCTCAGCCTGCCGAACTTTTCCGCGCTTCCGCTGCCGTTGCCGCTGCGCCAGGGGCAGGAAGTGTTTGCCGAAATCCATCTGCCAGATCTCAGCGCCCCCTACAGCAGTTTCCGCCAGGGCATTGCCTGGGGGCTCGACAATGAACTGCTGTTCACGTTCGTGATACTGGAAGATGCGACGCCGCTACTCGCACAGGTGGAGCAGTTCAGCAGTACCCTGTGGCGCTGGCTCGGGCTGGGGGCGTTGGCTTTGATTGCAGTGCAGTTGCTGGTTCTGAGCTGGGGGCTGGCGCCGCTGCGCTCTGTGGCGCGTGCTTTGAAAGATATGCAGCAGGGGGGTAGCGACCGTTTGCAGGGTAACTTCCCCCGCGAACTGGTACCGCTTACTGACAACCTCAACCTGCTGATAGAAAACGAGCGCCGCCAGCGGGAGAAGACCCGCCACACCCTGGCAGACCTGGCCCACAGCTTGAAAACACCGCTGGCCGTCCTCAAGGGCATGGACCTGCGCGGCAACCCGGCCGACAACCAGATGGTGCTGTCGGAGCAGGTACAGCGGATGGACAGTATCATCAGCTACCAGCTGCAGAAGGCCGTTGCCAGCTCGCCCAAGTCGATTCTGCGCGGCGTCGCGGTAAAGCCGCTGGCGGAGAAAATCCTGTCTGCACTGGACAAGGTTTACCGGGATAAAACCGTGGACGCGGAGTTATTGTGCGAAGACGGTGTGATCTTCCACGGCGACGAGGGCGACCTGATGGAGATGCTTGGTAACCTGCTGGATAACGGCTACAAGTACGGCAATGGCAAGTTGCTGGTGGAAATCGAGAATACCCGCGGTGAGCACGAACTGCGTATAGTCGTGGCCGATAACGGACCGGGGCTGACCCAGGAGCAGTGGCAGCAGGTGATCCAGCGTGGGGTGCGCGCGGATCAGCAGCAACACGGGCAGGGGATCGGTCTCGCGGTGGTGGTGGATATTGTGGAGAATTATCGCGGTACCATCGGGGTGGAAACTTCCCCGTGGGAGGGGGCGCAGATTACGATCTGCCTTTGA
- a CDS encoding polysaccharide deacetylase family protein has protein sequence MLLTNARWMAIVVLTLLSCATASSEEAGNEGNNTGPWPGGAEVAVILTYDDSLDSHLDIAIPQLNKLDLPGTFYLSGARSSIRDRHREWRNAAGQGHELGNHMLYHPCRKSLPGRDWVQPWHDLDDYTLAQFIDELRTTNSLLSAIDGEQKRSFAYPCGDMQAGGEDIVEALKPYVTAARHGSADGQHAIDDDNFYQLASFDSLKKSGEELIAVAEAARAEHSMVGFLFHGVGGDYLTTSAESHQALLAHLAAHPEVYWVATVTDAVTYLKALQQ, from the coding sequence ATGCTTTTGACTAATGCTCGATGGATGGCGATCGTTGTCCTGACTCTACTTTCGTGTGCGACAGCAAGTAGTGAGGAGGCGGGCAATGAAGGCAACAACACAGGCCCCTGGCCGGGTGGGGCGGAAGTCGCGGTCATTCTTACCTACGACGACTCCCTGGACTCTCACCTGGATATCGCCATTCCGCAGCTGAACAAGCTGGATCTGCCGGGCACTTTTTACCTGAGCGGTGCGCGTTCCTCCATTCGAGATCGACACCGGGAGTGGCGAAATGCGGCAGGGCAGGGCCACGAGCTGGGCAACCACATGCTCTACCACCCGTGCCGCAAGTCCCTGCCCGGGCGCGACTGGGTACAACCCTGGCACGACCTGGACGATTACACCCTGGCGCAATTTATCGATGAGCTGCGGACCACCAACAGTCTGTTGTCGGCCATCGATGGTGAACAGAAGCGCAGTTTTGCCTATCCCTGTGGCGATATGCAGGCCGGGGGCGAGGATATTGTGGAAGCGTTAAAACCCTATGTCACCGCCGCCCGCCACGGGTCTGCCGACGGTCAGCATGCGATTGACGATGACAATTTCTATCAGCTGGCATCTTTTGACAGCCTGAAAAAAAGTGGTGAGGAGTTGATTGCGGTGGCGGAAGCGGCCCGTGCTGAACACAGCATGGTCGGGTTTCTGTTTCACGGTGTAGGCGGTGATTACCTGACAACTTCTGCGGAGAGTCATCAGGCATTGCTGGCGCATCTCGCCGCACACCCGGAGGTATACTGGGTGGCGACGGTAACGGATGCGGTGACTTATCTTAAAGCACTACAGCAATAA